Proteins found in one Zea mays cultivar B73 chromosome 1, Zm-B73-REFERENCE-NAM-5.0, whole genome shotgun sequence genomic segment:
- the LOC109943726 gene encoding protein SENSITIVE TO PROTON RHIZOTOXICITY 2 has protein sequence MIGGEGNPYYLQNQLFHHGHAALHGMEGGGFHAIEPPPASDSAADALLYNLSVLRDKVQQLQPLVGLALAHDGPGPVAAAPGAGAAIQEIIAAASSMMYAFQQLCGHGHGHGGAATASANNAAQQATQQGGANIVAVADNHGRMADTAATFGDHHQHQQAPVTDHVMQQQWQQQQHHCYGGGYGRRIHDSKMTPVAAAVAMPSSSHSKPMTTAVAGMAKEEVAAGTIIQLEAAELLAKYTHYCQVCGKGFKRDANLRMHMRAHGDEYKSSAALANPAKAAVVRNATAAPSSGAATTRSLYSCPHEGCRWNRKHAKFQPLKSVICAKNHYKRSHCPKMYVCNRCNRKHFSVLSDLRTHEKHCGDHRWLCSCGTSFSRKDKLIGHLALFSGHQPAVPLDRQANGGDRRSSSMSPWTTQLGT, from the coding sequence ATGATCGGGGGAGAGGGGAATCCGTATTACTTACAGAACCAGCTGTTCCACCACGGCCACGCGGCCCTCCATGGCATGGAAGGCGGCGGCTTCCATGCCATCGAGCCGCCGCCGGCCTCCGACTCCGCCGCCGACGCGCTGCTCTACAACCTGTCCGTGCTCAGGGACAAGGTCCAGCAGCTGCAGCCGCTCGTCGGCCTCGCCCTCGCGCACGACGGCCCCGGGCCAGTCGCCGCCGCgcccggcgccggcgccgccatCCAGGAGATCATCGCCGCCGCCTCCTCTATGATGTACGCCTTCCAGCAGCTGtgcggccacggccacggccacggcggCGCGGCTACTGCGTCCGCTAACAACGCCGCGCAGCAGGCCACGCAACAGGGCGGGGCTAACATCGTCGCCGTCGCCGACAACCACGGCCGCATGGCTGACACTGCGGCTACCTTCGGCGACCACCATCAGCACCAACAGGCGCCCGTCACCGACCATGTCATGCAGCAGcagtggcagcagcagcagcaccactGCTATGGCGGCGGCTACGGCCGGCGTATCCACGATAGCAAGATGACACCCGTAGCTGCGGCGGTGGCCATGCCATCGTCATCACATTCTAAGCCGATGACGACGGCCGTGGCGGGGATGGCCAAGGAAGAGGTCGCGGCCGGCACGATCATACAGCTGGAGGCGGCAGAGCTGCTGGCCAAGTACACGCACTATTGCCAGGTGTGCGGCAAGGGGTTCAAGCGCGACGCCAACTTGCGCATGCACATGCGCGCGCACGGCGACGAGTACAAGAGCAGCGCGGCGCTGGCGAACCCGGCCAAGGCCGCAGTCGTCAGAAACGCCACGGCAGCGCCGTCGAGCGGCGCCGCCACCACCAGGTCGTTATACTCGTGCCCGCACGAGGGCTGCCGCTGGAACCGGAAGCACGCCAAGTTCCAGCCGCTCAAGTCGGTGATCTGCGCCAAGAACCACTACAAGCGCAGCCACTGCCCCAAGATGTACGTCTGCAACCGCTGCAACCGCAAGCACTTCTCCGTGCTCTCCGACCTCCGCACCCACGAGAAGCACTGCGGCGACCACCGCTGGCTCTGCTCCTGCGGCACCTCCTTCTCCCGCAAGGACAAGCTCATCGGCCACCTCGCGCTCTTCAGCGGACACCAGCCCGCAGTGCCGCTCGACAGGCAGGCCAACGGCGGCGACAGGAGGTCGTCGTCGATGTCGCCGTGGACGACGCAGCTCGGTACGTAA